A genomic stretch from Hemicordylus capensis ecotype Gifberg chromosome 5, rHemCap1.1.pri, whole genome shotgun sequence includes:
- the LOC128326447 gene encoding poly [ADP-ribose] polymerase tankyrase-1-like — MDGLSSEAEEGMELGKGQDQAQPQPHADDPLPMPPPLLVPTGRTVRPTPASHTHPEKKKWPALCPAARARRRVVLQAPEVSSGTKPEGGGSLLLLLPPPPPAGPSPGGHFPTRQSPQGSYSAASTKANSTEQQPSSSAWVQHNGQHQGGGRQLLPERVSQPELKLELERVLDKARRVEEESPSRLKLQSKLERRETTELKKCGQRER, encoded by the exons ATGGATGGGCTCAGCAGCGAGGCtgaggaggggatggagctggggaAGGGCCAAGACCaagcccagccccagccccatgcGGACGACCCACTGCCAATGCCACCGCCACTTCTCGTGCCCACGGGGAGAACCGTGAGACCCACCCCAGCCAGCCACACCCACCCGGAGAAGAAGAAATGGCCCGCTCTCTGCCCAGCAGCACGTGCCAGACGCAGGGTGGTGCTGCAGGCCCCAGAGGTGTCCTCAGGCACCAAGCCAGAGGGCGGcggcagtctcctcctcctcctccccccgcccccgccagcagGTCCCAGCCCAGGCGGCCATTTCCCCACGAGGCAGAGCCCCCAAGGCAGTTACTCGGCAGCCAGCACAAAGGCCAACAGCACCGAGCAGCAACCCTCCTCTTCAGCGTGGGTTCAACACAACGGCCAGCACCAGGGAGGGGGGCGGCAGCTGCTACCAG agagagtcagCCAGCCAGAGTTGAAGCTGGAGCTGGAAAGAGTCCTGGATAAAGCCAGAAGAGTTGAAGAAGAGAGTCCAAGTCGGCTGAAGCTGCAGTCCAAGCTGGAAAGGAGAGAGACTACAGAGCTGAAGAAGTGCgggcagagagagaggtga